The Vanessa atalanta chromosome 7, ilVanAtal1.2, whole genome shotgun sequence genomic interval CGATTATAGGTCCCTATTCTCAACACGCTCTATTGTCAAAGTAATCGCATTGTCGCGCGTCGAGCGCTAATTACGCGCGTGAATGGATGCTTTTTGACGGCTCCAGACGGATTTGTGATAACGACacacaaaattacatttatcattcGCAAATTACATAAAGATCTTTAAAATGATGGAATAAGGTGCAAGTTTGATTAATATCAGTGTCAGAGAATGAAATAAaggttgtaataaaataaataggctTGTTTCCTTATCGATTTCGATCTCACGACGGCTGGCGGTAATCGTAATATTTCATAagagtgatttattttttaccagctagttttaatgaaatattgcgAGTTCGCATGACTCGATTGTCGagtgtaatgtaaaaattaaggaaaatatgacgttaaaataatttgtaattatgtttattatatttgaaattgtgaTTGACAAAATATACCTTgtcatatatgataataatattttaactaaaatatcgtCTGGAAtcataacctaacctaacataataataatatttatagtcatAAATctatttgatattgtttttgatGTACAAATGTCTACTTAGAAAAGCaaccattatattattatttatcattgattTAAACATGAAGCGATCAACTcaacaaaataacattcaatCGGTTAATAGTTAAGATCTAATAGCGTAACAAACTAACAAatcattagaataaaaaaaaaactttgcatttataatactagttagGATTCAAATAAGCTCTTGTAAGTAATTTTGTACCGTCACGCTACCATCATTTCAGAGTATAGGTTCTATGGAAAAGACACGAAAGTTATTGCTTTTCTCGAATGAAAAACATAGTCAactgcaaaaaataaataaaaaaattactcaaatCCTTGTAAACATAGTTTGTTGTATAATATACTACAAAGGTAATTGgaaatttattaactatatagAATACTTATTTGCGTAGGGCTTATCTCCACCCCAAAGTATCGAGTGACCGTCAGCATCCATCACTATTACCACACAAAATAATCCGAATTCGCGTAACAAATGAAATACAATGTTATATCGTACTGTTGTCGTGTTCGGTTCCGACCGAGTCGAATGACATAATGCTCTTTGAGGGTGCTTACGGAATAGGGTACTCGGATTAGGGTTCTCATTGTTGACGTATGAATAGAAGTGAACGTAATAATCTGATGTTACTCTTTTTAAGATGATTGTTATCCAGTGATTTTGCGATACATaagctttaatataaaaaaagctttatGAAAGTTACCTATAAATATGCTACAATATCGCGTGTATGTCAAACTTAATATGAAGTTTGTTAGTAGTATTTTAGTAATCAATTCTAGATAGCAAATTAACGTAAATTCTAGTTCTACATTGATTAATAGCATAAAGATAGTAAGTATCTAGTCATCAAAgcatggataaaaaaaaatacagagcCCGCTGAGCCTTGTCactggaataaatattttttttttgttcaatatacGTTTGACATCTGTTCAATATAATGCATTTTTGACAGACATTGTACTATTTTGCGGCTTTTCTTTGCATTTTAGGCGAAGTAATTGGAGCAGGATGTTTGGAGGCGTTATAATGTGTGAATTTTGAACGATATATTCTATttagtgaatatattttttctacagGGCAACACGACACGATTGCTTTTTTTTCtgaacgttttaaattttttctttacGTAATATGTATGTCAGTTTTTATAGACGACAAGGAGGACAAAACGAAGCCTTAATTTTGCCGATAGaaataggcaaagacaaaacCGTTCAATAATTTCTTCTTCTGTGTTTGTCGTTTATCAATTCagttgtattttcttttcagaCTGATTAAGTTTGTTTCTTTTTActgagattttttataatataagaaatattaacaattttttcaatAGCCAATGCGCTACTAACCTtggtagctaagatgttacattccttttgcctgtagttacactggttcactcacccttcaaacaaggaccctaaaatactaaatatcgcTGATTGGCTgaagaatatcttatgagtaaGTAGTGCCTACCTAGacatgcttgcacaaagccctaccaccaatgaCATATTTTATGAGTCAGAACGTTGCTTTTTGAGCCTATTAGGTTTCTTTTTTTAGGTCTATTAGGTCAAGACCTTCCAGATCTAAATGCTATAACCAGGTAACCAATGCTATCTGTGAGTATATATGTCCGAGCAAGGAAGGTAACCTGGATAATCGTACTTAACCTGACCTAGGTCAGTTTGCCGACTGCTGTTTATTATCGTTCATGTTAACGTTTACAACAGATACTAGTTATTATGGTCTAATTTCGTCCATTTACAACATTAATAGCTGAGGACGGACGACCGCGAATACTAGTAAGAATAATCAGGcacattttacataatttgttaAGTCACGTGACTTCATTTACCAAATTCATGCCtccatatatcaaataaatgaaGTGAAAGTCGCTAGTTTGATCCTAATCTTTTGGGTTCCCGTTTACATTTAATAAGCGCTTAGTCAGGGAAATTTCATTAGCGACATTTTTACAAAATGCAagctttcatattaaaataaatgacacaCGAAATTCTCGCTTACACGATAAGTGCTCGCAACTtaggaacaaaaaaaaatctaagtgtAAGTTCTTTGTGCATGCCGGGATTGGTACCACCTACACATATTTTACCGTCACAGTTAGTATCTGATGTGTTTTGGTTCAAGGGTGAGAGAGACAGGGTAACTAAGTTGATTCTTGTTATTATATGACACCTTAGATCCTAATGTtgatagcgcattggtgatataagggatgatttatatatcttacaatataaatgtcaatagaaggtggtgaccacttaccctccTAATTTGTAAGACTAACTatcttttctaaataaaataaaatataagaagaaaactttattttcttttatataattatgtttcgcTATATTGACTAAAAcagtttgattatattattatattctgcaTGTAACCTGTTCTATCTTTGAAATAGGTTCCATCATTTGGATCTGTCTATCTAGTTATTTCATGGAAAGGTAAACGTACCTTCAGGtcaaaaatattcctttttcgCAGACCCAGCCCAATGAGAAATCATAAGAGCcagtcattattattttcttattaacattcaaattaaaatcgtaAAATCAACACAAACCTCCAAAGACtctcatcaaaaaaaaaaaaacagataataaCCCCGaatcatatttgaaaaaaatgtttaaattaaagttattaaataaattacgtagGTACCTAAAACCATTAAATTGTAACGAGAATCAAGTTATACCAATTCACGCGATTCTACCCACGTATTATGTCCAACGACCCATTAGATGCCGTCCCGTGTTATTTGGTCCGATTTAATAACGTTTAATGTTCACCGTTCACAAATAATAACACGTGGTAAGTAATTTGTGATGGTAAGATTACAGGGCAGGCCTCGATCCTTGAGCGGTGATTTTGTATGACGGATTATTCAAAGGTTTCGAATGCTAGCAgcttctttgttatttttatatcaatctgCACCTAGGGAAACGTATTCgaacaataattttgtttcaatcgAACGTCTGTATCAGTTACGAATGGAAAATCAATAATGTATTGGTCGCAATGCAAcggtattttagttttttatactaattttctatgtttattattaaaaaaaatattcttcgtggtaaatgacttattttgatatatttgctacaaaaaatacaatttcgacAACATTGTTTTGATACCCTTTGTGTGTTTACTCACACATAAACAATTTCTTTAGTAcgtaaatgtatgtatgaattAAAATCTTCCAAATATTTACACTACGATTGAAACCTGTTTTTAAAATTCACGAATTCAATGAGTACTTACATTGAATAGACCATCGAAACTAATTGCGGGGTGATAAGCCGTAGGGCGATTTTTTGCAAGTCAAATAGGTTAGCTTGTGAATTCCAGTGATTTTATGCTAATTCGCGCCCGCAACGTTTATTATGCAAAGCTTCGGTGATGTGGAAGAGATATCGAtggtattgataatattttattattataatacttgatatatattatacttattatatttacttaatggtAGGATCTTGTGTTTTgttctaggtaggtaccacccactcaacatatattctaccgctaatacttagtactgtagtccggtttcaagggtgagtaagccagtgtaacaggcccGAGAGACATAACGTTTTAGGTCCCAAGATTAGTGGCACATTGATGATGTAgggtttgtttaatatttcttacagcactaatgtctatgggcagtggtgaccttaccatcaggtggcccatttgcccgtccaccgcagtacaacataaaaaaaaaatatatattgcctGTATTACGTCATTATATTCTTTACCAAAGAGTTCATATTTAAACTAtgtcatgtttatttttacaatatacgaTCTATATTTACGTCACTTTTTTGTGGTTTCCTCACAtcgtactatatatataaaaacttataaaagaatatttaaaattataaccgcTAAAACGACTAAAGGAGCATAAATTTCGATTCTTTTTAGTCGATTTTTCGACCAAGAAGATTAGATTACtaacttttatatacattttataccgAATgatcactttatttatttagtaagtttaattacattacGATATAAAGTCTAAATTAATACCACATTTACAGTTATGGAATTGAAGTTCATAAACAaccataataaaacaaaaatatatacaatagtgTTTTTAATGACATTAGAGTATTTTTTAGAAACGATAAGGTAAAGTCAACAatcttattaaatcaaaaacaattaaatgatatttgtattacattataGCTAAAAATGtactgaattataaacacttttttatgtcataggtggcgAACAGGCGGGAGTgactgatggaaagtgactaccacagcCCATGGACAACTGCAACatgggcttgcaggtgcgttgccggcctttatggaaaaatactaattattggtGTTTAACAAAGCCCTAACTTCTATtactttgtttcttttttcagaTTTACTTAAGATGTCTATCCAATCTGATATGGGACTTTCATACTGTTATACTTTATAGTTTCTAAACGGACTATAACAGCTATACTATTATAACAATTGTCAGTCCATGCGCTTCGCAGTggcctatttattttttattactaaaaaataaattgaaaagaaaTGCAATTCAAGCTTTAGGACAAAATTATAAATCCCAATCAAGCCATAgagatttatgtatattgaattaTCGACATATCGATTGAATAGTTTCAATCACTATCCCACCCTTCATCTACGAGGGTTGCGGTCACCAATTTGCGTTTTAATTAACTATACGTATAACGATTTGTTTTTGTTGCAAATTGTTTCAACCGATTCTGCGGCCACTGCTATTTCCAGTGATCGTGTTAgcgtgttaattaataatttatttgtttaatatttcagaaAAATACACTGAGTCAGTTAATTTTGCAACAGTAATGGCAATTACcattatttgttaaaactaacttacaaagtaaataatattactaatttcaacgacatgACAATTATATTAGGTTTTACTTATCTGCGGTGGCTCAGCTCGCGTTTTAGGCAACGCAcaaaagacagacagagctacattcgtatttagaatattagtatagatttattaattgCAAACAGGGAAcataatggtaagtggtaattcttatattaaccttgaattatatttatgacaatttaaAGTCGGAACAGAGTCGTCGCTTATGGTTATAGAAATTAGCTTAAGCTAAAAATTGTGAAGCGttctttattttcattgtataataTGGCACGCGTTTTTTTCACACGTTTTATTGATGATTAAATTAGTATGTTATAGTTTTGGCAGCGACCGCTTTGAAGCGCCTGGACTGACAATTATATGTCGGACTAGTATAGCTGTTATAGTCCGTTTAGAAACTATAAAGTATAACAGTATGAAAGTCCCATACCAGGTCGGAtaaacattttaagtaaatcTGAGAAAAGAAACAAAGTACTAGGCGTTAGGGCTTTgttaaacagtaatatttagtatttttgtgttctgatTTCTACTATATCAGTTGTTATagttaaaaacaattcaaatgaagattattttaagatacaataagaataaagaaataaaagcaaatatgacaaaaatacTGGTTTAACAATTCCTAGTTATGCGATGAAACAGTTAGAGCATACTGAAGCTGGTATTACACTGCTGTTTCCGCTATTAATTGTGTTCTGTAATTGTGAGAACTATTCGACTATTGACTCAAATAAACATGTGTTTATAAGGCTATTTCAGGCACATCCAATTACAATGGAATTCAGATGGGTAAGAGCTAACacgatagattttaatttaaaaactttgctTTAGAACGGCCTCTGTTTATGGTATTGCATAGACTGCAGTAGTAATTTTAAGCATCATAATTTTGTACAACATTAATAATCTGTTATCGTattcaaaaattatacatttcaattataattcaacACAATACCTTTTACAGTTTAAAGCTGGAGATTTATCAGACGGCAAAAAATATTTCGgtcaaaaaactatattttagcTTTCATCTCATAACACCGAGCCCTCAGTATTCTATTCAGATGTTTCCACTCTTTGTTACGATCTGAGGTTTCGAGTCTGTCCCATTGTCGACAAAACGCGAGATaatgtgaataaatataatagcgGTTGCAACAATGTCGccactttaaaatattgtctgAGAAAAACTTTTGAGTTGAGGTTTGGACACTAGCGTTTTTAATGTGaccttaagttttttttttttttatcatttcgaTTTGGTATACAgatatttttagcatttttgtaataaaagtaatttccattttaataaaaaacttttttgtgttATGTTAGAATGGAAtacaagataattaaatattgccgAAAATATTTGAACTAACATTTCAAGTGATGCAAATCGTAGCGAATAAAAACATCTAAAAATTTTACTATTGTATctctatatatactaaatatatcagGCATTTTTTGACATTTGTTATATTCATTTCAAAACATGCCaggtgacaaaaaaaaacactattaaataaacaaaaaacaaacgcTAGTGTAGAGTTGTAAGTGATTGTCACAAACCGAGGCTCGAATAAAGCGTCAGGTGGCGGGTTACGTCGAGTCGAGGATATATTATTCAGCGGTCGTCCGCCATGTTCCCGCTGTTGTCACTTTTCCCGCGCTTACATTTACCGATGAATTGCTTTTACTTTTAACTGTATTTTACTGCGATTAATTGGCTCGTGTATGGCAttcgttaaaatattgtatttgcagctgattgttatttttatgtctttGCTTATCGGTCATATTTGTTagtgaaaaaagtttttaaagtatTGAATTGAACAAGTTATACAGCATacttacttatgtatttaaataaagtatttacctTACATTCATTACATGTTATACCTAATCTGTATCAGACaagcttttttataaatttgttcgtttgtaaaattataataagtgttTCTATTAAGAAATACCTTTACATATTTGCCAACAAAGCATGAAACTTAATTTTTCCGTACAATATACCTTGAAGCGATTCTTTATCAGAAGTTAATAGAAAATAGGTAATAACAAGCACACAAAGGAGCGTAACTAACCCTTTATTCGATACAAACGgtgacataaataatatttttctcggAAAAATACATGCTACCTTACATTTTTGTAAGGTGACAATGAGTTCCGAAAAAGGACGGACTTAATGAATAATGTCTTATCAAAAGTATAAAATGACAAAAGTCACTGTGTGTCGAgaaataaagtacaaaatttaaggtccatacatataatatgaccaaattaagttatatttaatgttctaacctcttatcaatttttttttattagaatattatagtAAAGTAACTGTCAGAAGAGACAGAAGCCTTACTTGCTGTCTAAAATAAAGTTTGTAGCTGCTGCAATGCCAGTCGGTATAAAATATGCTagaatatgtacatatgtacatgTGGTAGAATTCAATCCATTACATGCAGGATTTTTTGCAACTTCGCcattaaatacgaaataaattataaatatcaattactcGCAATGTACGATAAAGCCAGAAATGTTTAATCTATAGGTAACCTAAACTCAATACTAAAGATAAATCTAAaacagctatttttatttaattttaaggtaatttaagagttttattttataagcgtGGCCACCCCAATCTACAGGCGATAAGTTACAAATTTAACGACAAAAAGCTAGGCCATTTAACGTGAAATACTGTGGCGGGAGACAGTTTTCATAAAAGTTAAGGCTTTGCGTGAAACATGGCGTCCCGTGTAAGTACatgatttgttttgatattacaccttatttatttgctttgtaAATTTTTCACCGGATTCGCGTGATGTGTGGATTTAACTGAGCGATATTATTCAcgacataaaaatgaattgttgCATCGATAAGGAAGCTATtagtactttaaattatttcttttacaaaggaggttttattaaattacgaaTGATTATTAGGCTAGTTAATTTTTTACTGTTAATTGTATAGAATTAAGTCTTAAACTGTGGATGGCTTTTACTACATTCATTATTTTCAGCCAGTGCTGtaccttaattataatttcctttttatctttaatctaGATACTGGCATTGTCGAATAATGAGGATTTTCgtaacttttgttttaaataccacTACCTTTAAAGCTTGCAATTTGACTCATGAAAAAGAGTGGCTACTGAGGTTCTTGTTGATTCTTGTCGGTATTCTACTTGAACAATgcatattagttttattttaatttcgttcaatttattaaaaatacctccCACCACTTCTACTTATGTCAATACATTGTCAACTTCATGACtcgaataaaattgtatagtcACCTTCACAAGTGAATACACAGAATATCTATAATCAAAGACTTAAAAGCGTTAAGATAGACGACGTACAATTATGTCAAAGCTCAAGTTATCATTAACTTTCGCAATCGACTGTACACGGATCAAAACGCCTCCATACGCCTTTTTACTCTATGTAGGCCATTAGTCAAGTTTAATGGAGCGTTCTCCGGCGATATTCGTAATTTATGGTCACATTACACAGATACGACTCAGAAATTATCTGCTATCTCGAATTCCCTCATACTTTCAGCGGGCTGTCATATTTCTGTGAATTTTGGCTAAATGTCGAATTTAGAAGCGATTTTGTTGAGTGTGAGCTATGGGGtacttaagttttaaatttgtttttaaactaccctataaattacatattgagAGTATTATCTGAGAACTGCCACATTAATGCTGATTTAAGCACtacattattattctaaaatgaatattcaattgatgacgtatttgattttaatacttCTACTATTTAAGTCTCATTGACACCACTAACAGGAGGACTAGCACAAACTTCATCTaaagaatcggaattgcgattcaacggggaataCTGCTAGTATTCTTGCTACCAGTCAATGCTGTCACAcagttacttttaatattgatttttaaatactttccaAGGCCTCTATATAAATAACTGTCATAAAAACGAACTAActgtgtaataaaattacacagTTAGAACTAACTGTGTAATTTAATTGATGTTTGATAATGTGaagaaatttaaaagatttcaaataataataatttttgacagAAACCTTATTCTCGTAGATACCATAGAATTAATGAAAAGTTTACTTTTATACAGTATAAACCACAACTACAATCAACAAAGTGTCAAACATGATAATGCTTCCGTAGTTGTTCTCTTCAACTTCAATAtgagatataataaattgtcagaaacgaaaatgttattttatcaacGGTTATCAATGAACGATGTCAAATGATGAAAATAACACGCTATTGTTGTTTATCAGGCCATTCACACGTTCAAATGTCTATTGCATGTCTTATATTCATCCACAAGCATTCGTGTAACAACACTAGTTCTACCTTTGACTTCTCttctatttagattttatagGTGACTAATTGCCATCAGCTTGTCATTCACCAATATAAAAGAAAGTCAGTTACGATTCATAATGAAATGTCACATCGTCTTAACTTATATCGCGTCCAAAAAAGTTtcactcaaaatatatatattttctctgATAAGTTAAGTTTGATTATAGAGAAGTTGCACATACCATCAAATATATGACTTGAGGTAAATCCCCGGGCCATGATGGACTTAGCATTGAGCACCTTGAATACGCTGGGCCACATCTTCTCAGGGTTTTGTGTATGCTGTACAGCTTTGTTTGAGCCATAGTTTTATGCCTGGTGAGATGATGCGTACGATAGTTTTGCCTATTGTGGAAAACAAGACGGGCGACCAGGCTGATAAAAACAACTATAGACCTATTTCGTTGGCTACGGTCATCTCGAAGGTGTTTGACAGCGTGCtcaatatagaattaaataagtTCATAAAGCCGCAGGACAACCAGTTTGGATTCCGACCTGGATTGTCTACGGAGAGTGCTATACTGTGTGTCAAGCATGCTGTCACATACTCTACTAGGCGTAAAACTCCAGTTTATGCATGTTATCTTGACATGTCGAAGGCATTTGACCTGGTTTCGTATGACATCTTATGGCGTTAAATGAACGAGGTTGGCATACCTTCGGAACTgacaaatatctttaaattttggTATGGAAATCAGGTCAATAATGTCCGATGGGCAGGTTATCACGTCCATATGGGTTGGAGTGCGGGGTGAGGCAGGGAGGATTGAGCTCGCCAACGCTCTTTAACCTTTATGTGAACGATTTAATCGCCGAGCTTAGCACTACCAGGGTCGGCTGTTACATAGA includes:
- the LOC125065420 gene encoding uncharacterized protein LOC125065420, whose translation is MRTIVLPIVENKTGDQADKNNYRPISLATVISKVFDSVLNIELNKFIKPQDNQFGFRPGLSTESAILCVKHAVTYSTRRKTPVYACYLDMSKAFDLVSKLMAKCEAYVGGHGLIYNAKKSVVMVFEAGGKVPSSVPTVMLNGTALQRVSQFKYLDHILTSDLKDDDDDDGDDDD